CATTAATTCAACtaaaaaatagatatataatGTGTCcatttggataggagattatttggaaaagattatctaaaataatattatagcactttttgtgatataatgtatgtgagataacaATGTATTCAAAAATTGTGTTTGTAATGCAATCAAAATaaatttcgaaaaaaaaaaaaaatttcggctGAACTTGACAACCAAACATACCCAACTTCGTTCTTAAAATTAGGCTTGGGAGTAGACGGTGTTATGTTCGATTCATTTGGTTGTCTGTTCGCTTTACTATTTggtttataattttattatattattgtattaaCTGAATGTggaatattttaattatatatatactaaCTTTTTTCATAAAACAACAATATAACGTGATTGTGCATCATATAAGGTAGCAAATGTAATAACGGAACAGAATTTACCGAATTGCTATGGCAAATTAAGCTGTCATTTGAGAATCGGGAAGAAGTTAGAAAACTGGAGATGTGATTCATGTGAAGCCGCCAGTCGCATCTGTGGTTCCGTGTACGCTTTTTGCATCAGCTGATTATCGTTTATATGCCATTTTATACAACAAAATTGGAACAATCACgactcaagagtcaaatcatgaaacctaagctctgacgTTAGATTCTCTCTCTCCTACCTCACCAGCTACGTCACCCTCTGCCGCAAACTTCCGCCTATATGTATACATGCGGCCATTACCACGTTAAGCGAAGAACCTCGTCACTCCTTTCTCTAGTATTAGTGTATTACTGGCTGCGAGCCTACCGTCTATTGCTGCTTTCCTCGCTTCCTTTTTCGAACCAGTAAAAAAGGCTCAGCCCCGTTAATTCTGAAGTGAAGAAATGGCAAAAACAGAGCATCCAGTGAAGGCTGTTGGATGGGCTACTAGAGACCCATCTGGAGTGCTCTCTCCATTTAAGTTTTCAAGAAGGTATAGTCACGCATTTACATTTTTAACTGGTTTGATggttgtttttcctttttttgggtGGGTTGGTGGGATTATGAAattgttgttgtttttgtgATTTTGCAGGGCTACTGGTGAGCATGATATTCAATTCAAAGTGTTGTATTGTGGGATCTGTCATTCGGATCTTCATTTCTGCAAGAATGAATGGGGCTTCTCTCAGTACCCCATGGTACCAGGGTAAGTAAGAATTTATGAATCCCAAGCTTGATCAGCTCGTcgtactttttaatttttttgaaaacttGGCTAGCAAAATTATGCTAATTTTGTTCAAATGCAAAAGATTACTTTGAAATCGACGCACTTCAGGGTAATTTTACGCCTGGTGTGTAAAGAAGGATGGAAAACTGGAAATGTTAGCAGTAACTGTTTCGTTGGATTGATAGTACTTTTGTATTTTATATGACCAAGTTTGAAGTTCTAGTATGACAAATTAATTATGATTTCTTGATTTAATGGTGTTGTATGGATAGATTTGGATTAAGCGGACATTAAGACAAATAAGATTTCCCTCCTTGTTAAAGACAATAACAATGTTAATCATACTgacaaaataatgaaaaaaaaggaggaggaaTATTTCGCTTGTTCTTATACGACGTAGATTGATGATTCAAAACACCAACTTTTTGGGAGATAAAACAAATATTGAAGAAGTTGGATTGTTATCGCTTTTCTTTCAGCCATGATTCGTGAAGAATAAGTAAGGAtccttttagttttgttttaaCAATTGGCAAGGTGCTGACAACTACAATTCATCAATACAGGCATGAAATTGTGGGTGTAGCAACTGAAGTTGGTAGTAAGGTCGAGAAAGTCAAGGTTGGGGACAAGGTTGGTGTCGGTTGCCTAGTAGGATCATGTCGCGGCTGTGATATGTGTTCCCAAGATCTTGAGAACTACTGCCCGAAACAGATACTAACATACAGCGCCATTGACACGGATGGAACACTCACCCAAGGAGGCTATTCTAATATCATGGTAGCTGATGAGCACTTTGTTGTTCGCTGGCCGGAGAATCTGCCGATGGATATCGGTGCACCCCTCCTATGTGCTGGGATCACTACTTATAGCCCCTTGAGATATTTTGGACTTGACAAACCTGGCGTACATGTCGGTATTGTTGGCTTGGGCGGGCTTGGGCATGTTGGCGTGAAATTCGCGAAGGCTTTTGGTGCAAAGGTGACTGTGATCAGTACCTCCGAGGGTAAAAGGCAGGAAGCCATAGGAAAACTTGGTGCAGATGGTTTCTTAAACAGCCGTGATCCTGAGCAGCTGCAGGTAATTAATGTTCTATTGGAGTTGTCTTGGTTCCGAGATTAGTCACCGATTGATATTATAGGTTTTGCTAGTTGCAACAAAACAATGTTTACTGATTCAAATTGTACTTGGTCTGTTTAATTGAATGAGCAGGCTGCGGCAGGTACCATGGATGGTATTATAGATACTGTTTCTGCTGTTCACCCCATTGTCCCATTGATCAATTTGTTGAAGCCTCATGGGAAGATTGTCATGGTTGGGGTACCCGAAAAACCACTTGAATTTGGCACATTTCCCCTTATAGCGGGTAAGCATTGCATTTCTCCCTttgtttttcccctttttgttgGCCTAGCATTTTCTGGTCGTAATACCTGTGCCTAACTTGCAAACTTGATGAATTTACAGGCAGGAAGACCATGTCTGGGAGTGCCATCGGTGGCTTAAAGGAAACTCAAGAAATGATCGATTTTGCCGCAAAGCACAATGTCTTACCAGATGTGGAGATCGTCCCGGTGGACTATGTCAACACCGCAATGGAGCGCCTGTTGAAAGCTGATGTCAAGTACCGATTCGTGATTGACATTGGAAACACATTGAAATCTGATTAAATCGTGCAGCCCATGCTCTCGAAAATGTAGCTTATACAAGAAAAGACCTAAAAATATCCTTTCCCTATTAGAATTTTTGTCCAGCTGTTATGGGATTGGATTTTTACTATTAATGAAATATATTACCAT
The sequence above is a segment of the Coffea eugenioides isolate CCC68of unplaced genomic scaffold, Ceug_1.0 ScVebR1_2638;HRSCAF=3704, whole genome shotgun sequence genome. Coding sequences within it:
- the LOC113757042 gene encoding 8-hydroxygeraniol dehydrogenase-like; amino-acid sequence: MAKTEHPVKAVGWATRDPSGVLSPFKFSRRATGEHDIQFKVLYCGICHSDLHFCKNEWGFSQYPMVPGHEIVGVATEVGSKVEKVKVGDKVGVGCLVGSCRGCDMCSQDLENYCPKQILTYSAIDTDGTLTQGGYSNIMVADEHFVVRWPENLPMDIGAPLLCAGITTYSPLRYFGLDKPGVHVGIVGLGGLGHVGVKFAKAFGAKVTVISTSEGKRQEAIGKLGADGFLNSRDPEQLQAAAGTMDGIIDTVSAVHPIVPLINLLKPHGKIVMVGVPEKPLEFGTFPLIAGRKTMSGSAIGGLKETQEMIDFAAKHNVLPDVEIVPVDYVNTAMERLLKADVKYRFVIDIGNTLKSD